The region CAATGGGAACTTTGATCCTGCTATCTCTTTTGGTGTGATTGGCTGATTAAATTGCCCGTTTATATTGCCCGTTTATTGTGTGTCTGTGCTAATTCACTCATTAGATTGCGCAAGAAGCGATAAGCCGACAGATCTGCTGCCCACATCATTGATGATTcctctttaataaaaaataatattgatcTGCATCGGCAGATATATCGGAGTAGCATGTGcctggtttttttattttattattgtatGTATAGCTCGGCCTTTCTCAGCCTTGTGAGCTGGGTATCTTTTCTGTGCCTTCCATGCAAAATAGAGCAGCGGATTAATGTATAATTATTagattattaaaaactttaaactaGGTTAATAtgagtttttaaaataaattttatataaattgttttgcaaaaaaacaacattttatattttggaaattgTTCGTGCAAAATTGAGTACAAGTTGCAGGGTAAGAAAAGAGAACTACCCTAGACTAATTGATTGGAAAGAATTTCAACGAGGAATTTTGAGAAATAGAACTGAAAATAGGGAGGAATCAACACAGCCTTGGACTACTTGTTTGGAAAGAATTTCATGAAGGAAAATGGAGAGATAGAATTGTTTCAGGGAAAACGTGGAAGAAATATCTCTGGACGCGTCTGGTAAGCTCCGTTTTAGTCTAGCTGGTTAGGATACTCGGCTCTCACCCGAGAGACCCGGGTTCGAGTCCTGGCAAcggaattttttattatttttatttcttgtccAACACAGTCTAATGGGCTTAGGCCCACGAGTAGCCAGCCCATTTGCCTCCTTTTTGGGCCAGTACAGTCTAATGGGCTTAGGCCCTCGAGAAGCAACCAAATCTgctcgtcttcgtcttcgtctccGCCTGCAGCtactccaccaccaccaccaccaccaccaaccggcgccgcctccacctcacACCCACTATAaaggggcggcgcggcgagtgTTCTGGGGACGGAAGAAGGGCCAGGCCatggcgggggaggaggaagcagcTGTTGCGTGGAGGGGCGATAAGCTGATCCTCCGGGGGCTGCGGTTCCATGGCACCCACGGCGTGAAGCCCGAGGAGAAGAAGCTCGGACAGAAgttcgtcgtcgacgtcgacgcctggatggacctcgccgccgccggggagtcCGACGACATCTCCGACACCGTCAGCTACACCGACATCTATAGGTCACTTAGCTCCCTCCCTCACCTGTGTCACAAATTCAGAGATCTCTTGGGAACCTTATCCAGTTCAGTCTTTCCATCTAGGATCTACAGttgccaaaaataaaaattcactTGCAGGACTGTGACTGATATGCATCCCTGAATGAATCTTCATTTTAGATCATGCCCCAGATGAATTGCTTTTCTGAATCTTTAAGCAGCAACTAACTTGTTAACAATCAGCATCCATTGCCAATCCTTTGCACGATTCAGATTTCATAATGAATTAATGATCagtaaaaagtttatttatttttgttgtatcGTTCAGGATAGCCAAGAGTGTGGTTGAAGGCGACTCGCACAATCTTTTGGAGTCGGTGGCTCAGTCGATTGCGAACTTGACCCTGCTCAAGCACCCAGAGATATCTGCCGTTCGAGTGAAGGTTGAGAAACCCCACGTTGCTGTTCAAGGAGTCCTCGACGGTTTGGGTGTGGAGATTTTCAGGCAGAGGAAAGCATGAACAACACTCTACTTGTTCAGAAGCCCATTCCAACAGACACTAATTATGCTCGGGTTCTCTATTATATATCTTCGCAGTATTATTCACGGAGTACTCATGTCAAGAACGAGAAAATTTGCTGCTGCAACTAGGCTTGATTTGCACTAACAGGAATGCAGTCGTATTCAGAGATTCAGACTCGTGTGTACATGTAACGTGAATCGTTGTGGTATTAATTAATCGTAGCGTGCTTAGTGAAGTGCGATCCATCCGTCCTGtcctaataaaaataattttattataatggGAGTTGGTTGATTTACCCTTTCAAGAATCAAATCTACTATAATATGACAATATcccttattaattattatcagTCAGCATTCAGAGCAAGAATAACCAGATTTGCACTTCAGTCTTCAGACTACTTGACGATACATGTACAAGTTATATAGTGGCATCTTATTTCagcgataaaaaaaaaaggaaaaaacaccctgtattgcatatatataggccTAGAAGACCAGTAGCAGAGTAAGTACACATTAATACATTAACTATTGATTTGGGtgatgtttgaattttttttgacataaaaCGATTTTTACCACCATTTGCATAGTCCGTATGATGTGTGAATGACAGCAGTCAGAAAGCCGAGCTGAGGCCTCTGGAGGCGAATAGCTCGTCGATGTAGCTGATGACCCCGTTGGCTGCTTCGATGTACTTGTGCATCTCTGCAGCCGCAGATTCATCTGTAGCAATTCACGAGTAGCAGTTCAAGCAAGATCGATGAGATGGAAAGCACAGGTTGCAAAGCAATTTAAGGAGAAATTAATATTACGGGTCTCGTTGATGGTGGCGAAGAAATCGGAAATGGACTTGACGGGGATGGCGCAGATGGAGTCGGCGACGGTGCTCTGCACGTTCTTGTCGTGGTAGCGGGCGAACACGGCGGCGTACGCCATGGACACCAAGCCATCGAAGGAGACGACGGCAGGTGGGCGCTGCAGCTGTGCGAGCATGAGCTGGAAGAGCGCCCGCTTGAGCTCGATGCCGCGCTTGACGCGGACGAGGTTGTTGGAGTGGGTGCCGGTGGCTGtgacgcggccggcggcgacgtcgcggtcgacgagctcctccgccgtgCCCACGGCCTCCGACGCGCGCTCCAGCTCGACCAGCCGCTCCGTGTACTCCGTCTTCCAGAAGGCGGCCTCCACGCCGAGGAGGTCGAAGAAGGCGAGCGCGTGGTGGCACGCCTGCACCAGCGGCCTcagccgcagcggcggcgccgccctcaCGCTCTCGCTCAGCGCCTCCAGCTCCGCCGCGTACTCCGCCAGCGGCCGCCTCCCCTGCAGCAccacgccaccaccacctcctcctcccacctgCACCTCCGCCATTGTAGCTAACTTAATTGTAGCTTACCTACAGCTCTCTAGCTACTTCGTACGTAGTATGATGCATGCATACCCGTATTTATAGACACTGCAAATGTGCATGCCAGcatcgtcttcgtcttcgtctccGTTTCTacgtttgtttcttttataaaaaaaaataatttgaactTGCCGCGTAATTAAGGCATGACATGACACTATTCTAGCTTGCTACAGCAAAGCAGGTTGCATTGTTATTGTTGACCTGCAAGTTGATGTAATTTGCATTATCGTGTTCGCTACGCGCTCTTGACATTCGTTCCCTCTCCTACATGCGCGCGGTTGACTTGGTCTACTGGTCATCAAAATTTCGCCATcgtattttagtttttctagatttataagctaaaatttatttttaatgttaaatctgaagttgattttaggttttttttattatagtttattttttatcttttccttttaagtggctaagaatacatatataaaaattttatttacatttttttaaaaatatgtcgtttctttttctaatcATCCCGTTATGGGTAATTAACCCACgtcacatcaaaattttaaagaacACAAGAAAATGATGGATACATAGGAGAGCATATTGTCTTTGAAGTTATATGGTTTGAATTTAATTGCTCGAGTTTTACTAATTATCTATGAatttcaaatgacatatttgcaaacagtaaattattcataaataaaaatttgcttatgtgctcttagtgatataaaaacaaagattagaaaataactacaataaaaaaaccttaaaaacagctctaaatttaaggttaaaaatttaaattttggcctataatataagctaaataaaaaagattggGCTAAACAACTAACAACAGAACATTTCTGCAATCATAGATGTGGCTTACTTTGACTATTCAAACCGGTCTCATTGACTTCCTGTGGCCAATTGATATTAGTCAATTCAATTGACAAGACTAACATAAATACGATAACTGATTCTACCTACAACATGGCAGGGATATAGACTTAACTAGTTAAGTGGGCTGTTAGTTGACTTACTGTAAAGAGTAAATTACATTGACGATACGTCAACTTGATAGATAGGTGTAATAGTACAAGAACTTGAACTTAAGAATTGAGTGTTTTAACACAGTAACTTGATGTATGGGTGCAATTTACTAAGAAAAAAACTTGAGAAATGAGCTTACGTATACAACAACTTGCAGAGGTGGTGCcattttgataaaatatcaGCAAATCACaacttaattattttgagCATTTTTTCCTATACATATTCATGTTCCTGAGTACTTATTTTTTCAGTATACTTGCATACTTTTCATAAGCATActtaactttttattattctagtaattataaatcaattaaattttatgtgcagaaaaaaatgaatttcggTTGATATTTGAGAAGGTGGAGAAAAATAATCCGTAAGAAAATCAAAACCGGACCCCTCAGCTCGCCACCGGATCAAATTATgcttgcttatacttatgtttataaatcaaaatttgaattttcaactctaaatttagagctggtttttgtattttttcatcatagtctatttttcagtattgacttttagatcgatataaatatatataaaacttttattcactaattatttttatttacaaatatataccgTTTCGCTTGTTAAGCTAAATGATGGACATACAGATACTATCTAGAAGAGAGATGAGCCAGTGAACAAGATAAGACAAGAATAGGGAGCAGATAGGGAGAGGATGGCGTGTTTCCCActgcttttattttctaggAGACTTATGGTGGGTCCcttcaattatttatttatttattattttagacTAAAGTGTTATGTAATTACCACACGGTCACCACATCATAAAAAACTAGGTCAAAATATCACGTAGGCACTACGTATAACAAAATCATTGTCAGAATTGTTTTAAGGAGTCAATTTGCACCGGTGCAAGTAGTTGAGGATGTACCACATCTAATTTTGTAGTTAAATGACAAAAATCAAACTCAGACAATAGTTGAGGGAGTCAATTGACTTTTTTCCCATCTTATGATACTAATGCATATCTAGTTCTAATTGAGTATTGAAAACGGTTTTTACTAATGCGGCACCCATATGGCATATTGACTATGCATTGGTTCCATGTGGCAATTAGGGCCATCAAAAAAGCTCGAAGCTCGTGAGCTactcgagctcggctcgtcTTAGGCTCAGTTCGAGCtcctaacgagccgagcccaAGCCTGCTCGTGAGCTTtctcgagccgagctcgagcttatctatatatgctatctttatttgattaaatagtagattaattaagaataaataattatatatttaaatgataaattaatttatatgggtattttatattgattttgaatcttatttataatttgtttaatatgATTACttcaaattattgtttttgtcaaaaaaaatatcatcaaaataactatatCATATACTCAAATCGAGCTCGTGAGTCTAACTGAGCTCGAGCCAAGCTTGCCTAAGGGCTCGAAGGTTTGGTAGGCTTGattcgagctcggctcgagctGACAACCCTAGTGACAATTCGTTGACAACCCTAGTGACAATtcaatgagaaaaataataaggaCAATGGAGTCGACATGTTAATGacatcaaaaataataataataaccaTGGAGCCACGGTGGAGCCTGCATGCCAGGTGGgctttcttcctcctcaatATCCCTCTCATCTTCACCTGGCGACCAACAATGAGAGGCCCAAATCCGTAGCTAGATAGCAACACATGCAAAGTGAGGCAATGGCAGTGAGCGTCGTGCCAGCTCGAGCCCACCATATCGACGGCGGTGCGAAGGGACACGAGGACGGTGGTTGTGGCGACCGACAATGAGAAGGCCACAACTAGATCGTTAACGACATGTCTCCTTTGTTGCTGCCATGGTTGGTACGGGGCCGGAGAAGATCGAGAAAAGGGGGAGATCATATCGATGGAGAAAAGGGGCAGTGAAGCAGCACACAAACAGAAGCTTGATGATGGGCATGGGCATGGGGGTAATTGGGAGTGAACAACGACGTAGCTAGGTGGTGTTGAGGCTGATCGAAGGATGCGGTGGTCATTTACACCTCATCCTACGTTGAGCCTGGATCTACCGTTGTGATCGATGTCGTCGTTGGTGAGCTCACAGGTTACTTATGCACTGATATAAGAAGATTAGAAATGAACTATACCGGGTTTTGCGATTGAGATACGTAAATTAAAGAGTTAGTCAGCCCAGAGTTGAGGGACAATTAGTGGACTTTCTCCACATATGGAAATCACAGTCCCGTTACGGCCCAACAAAAATAGGCCTTTGTCACGTCGTGGATAGGATGGAACAGATGAATCAACAGCTATCAAAAACGTTGCAGTCTCGTACTACTATACTAAATGTACATATCCTAAACGGATATCACTGGCATGATTATCCCCTATAATAATGAAATAATTATAGTAGTGTCAGGTAGTTAACAATGGAAGCCAGCCAGCTTCACGAAAGCTAacgatgaaaaattaaatcaaagaaaaaactaggAAATGATGATGCTGGTTGCTGGACCATCCATAGAGGAggcgaaaaagaaaagggcaaGCTGGATTTAGATCTGGAAAGCACCAGGGAGAAGAAAATAATTCCATGGCAATTACCAAACCATCGGGAGTGGTTGGGACTCAACAATGCATTATTGATTGCATTTGTCCTCTCCAATCATTTTCACCAGCATTCATTCGTTCATTCATTCATGCATCTATCTATCTGTACGGTAACCTAAACTAAGCTGCATTCTGCTAAGTACTTGCCGCACTACATTCTCCGATTAAATTCTTATTAATTCCGGCTAAGGAAAGAGGATGATGAGGACCATTTCTTAATCCTAAAGAATGTCTAAACTCAATGGACATGGGGTTTATTTTAATCGACAAATTATTTCATTGGTTAGAGCTAGCTCTGGACTCTGGAGAACATGATTCCCTGCATGCTTTCTGGTCAAGCAACACTATTATCATGGCACTATCAATCGGTTGATTTGATTATATTCGATTAGGTTTGTTTTTTCACCTAAATCAAGACAAGCGCGCATGTATATACAGTCTGGAGTAGGAGTAGTAGGTAAGGGAGTAATGTAAGCAGTGCAATCTTGGGGTCTACACTCTACTGTTATACAtacggctagctagctaccaacCTATCTGTATCACACCAATCAATACCACACGGCAAAGCGTACAAGCTGATGGTGTCACTCACCAAAATGTTGTGTATTattcagttaaaaaaatatcatgcaaAAACAAATTCGGAGTTTGTACTCCGCTTTTGTACACGTACTGAAGCTATCCCATACTAGTAGCCAGAGGCCTACCTACGGATATATATGACAGATGATTTATGAGTAATCCATAACCTATTTTAATTCAGCTAAatacactaaattttattcttgatatctaaaaataaaatttattatttagttaaactaCAGGCGATTACagattactccctccgtccaaaaataaaccaatttttcatcttttacctttaatttttgactattcgtcttattaaaaaaatttacgattgatatttttgtttttattagatgataaatcatgaatagtactttacgtatgactaatttttttttaatttcttgaaaatttttcaaataagacggatggtcaaacgttggacacggaaaccgaagaattcATTTTTTGGACAGGGGAGTACTTGTTAACCGCCCAAGCCCATCTCTGTATATCCACTAGGCTTGTTGTAACTTGTACTGCTGCAGAGTGAAATTTgaatagttatttttattaatacagttaaaatttttataacaaaCAGTAGTACTTGATATAACAAGATTTGTCCGGCCTctggaatttttttggatCTGCCAATGCCATATGTATACGGCCCTTCAGATACGGTAGGGTGTATTCAGCATTCGTGAAAGCGAAAATCTGGAGAgacaaaaaggcaaaaaagcGACTATTCCAGTCCACAAATCAATTCCAGTGGCAGTATGAGTAAAACAGTGGAGTCTGAATCTGTCAACTCTCGAGTTCCCTTCTTTCTCTGCCGCCCGCACTGATCTGCCGGCAAGGCTGGACTCTGGTGATTGATCCAACGAACCAGCGCCAAAAAAGCAACGGAATTCGACCAACCCGGTGGAAAATCTTCTCTCACCAGGAAATGAGGAAGAGAATAAGGGGATATCGAGAGAGGTTTTGAGTAAAATCTCCTGCCTTTTTTCTGTTCTTCTGGTCTTGAACTGGCCTCAGGAAGGCAGGGGAAAGGAAAGGTCTCCCCtttgtgtgtgagagagagagggagaaagagagagagagaactggaggaggcggggagggagaggggaaagggaggcggaagagaagagaaggcaTGGTGAGGAAGAATGGGTGGCAGCTCCCAGCTCACACCTTCCAGGTGCAAATTCGATGAGTTCtttctatctatctatctatctactGTTTTGTTCGTCTTTCTTGCGGTTTCTGTTTTGTGGATCGGTTGGCAGAATTCAGTGTGAGGACtggagataaatttttaatgtagTATTATGGTCTTACGGAGTACTGCTCAGCCCGGGCAGCCGAAGCGACGGCCTGGTGCTCGGGCCCAGGTTCACGGCGACGAACCCCGTGCCTTTTGGCTGGGAGGGAGTTGTGGCAGGATCTAGCGCCTCTCGGCCGAACCTAGCCCCGTCGGGACAAATTGGAGTGGTGCCGTGGTTGTACCCTGTCTTTCGCCCGACTGGATTGGGGAGCAACGGCGGCGAGCCACCGGTTCCGGTGTGAAGGCTGGTGGGTGGAGGTGAAGAAGGCTTGATTGTGGAGGGATGTGCAGGTGTTTGGCGGCGGTTCTCGGGTATGCAGGTCGTTTGCGTGGGGCTAGGCGGTTTTTCGATTGCGAAAACTATGGTAGGCCTTAGACGCCGTTCCCTCCTTGGAGGTGTGCACGTGCCGTGGAGTCGGAGCTATTGTGTCGTCAAACGATAGGCTTGGCAACGATAACATAGGTTCAGCGAATTCAGATCCTTGGTGCCACCTTTACGACAATCTTAGTATTGATACCTTGCATTGTGCTCTCCATCTTTGTTCTTGGTTGGTGGTGATGAACAGTGTGCTGATTGTGTGCTATGAGGTGTTACTGGCCACgggttttctcttttttcttgtaacCCGTCTAGTGTATTTACTCATTCTTAATTGAAATATAATTGGCAGTTCTCCTGCtggtttagttaaaaaaaattcagcttTTGGATTGCAGTCTCAAGAATGATCACGgtaatttttcatgtttctaGGGATGCGTGCTGCTGTACCTTGTTAGGCTTAGGGCGAAGTCTCCTAGGTAGGCCATTTTTATCCCTGATGTAGAGGTTCTTGATCATGCGGTTGAAATTCCCTTAATTTTGCTACAAACTGCAAAGTTTCCTCCTCTGTCATGATCTTACTTCTTACTACTGGAAAGGGTATGCTCTCCATGACTTAATACTAAAATGGAGctccctctcttctccctGTAACACTCATTTCAATCAATGAAACGGCTACGAGGTAGAGTTGCCTCTACCTTCTTacgtcaaattttttttactgaaatgGAGCAGCTTTGTTTGGCTTCACATATGCAGATACCTGACAACACTGGTAGCTTGAGCTTCTGATTTTCTGAAGGGATAACTTGGTCATGTATGCCTGCTTGACGACCTAGTTCCTATTTTACCAATCGGCAGTGGACATGAAACAATAAATGGGTTCTttattaacagataaaatttagAATCCCCAATGTTCCGGTTGCGCTTGTAGCATCAAtaagactatttttttcttccattatGCCAATTAAAATGTCAGTTTAAGCATACCAAAATGTGTTGGAGGACAAAGAGATGTGAACTTGTGGTTTTGTCCTTTGCCAATAATACCCTCCAAAAACATTTATTGGCAGTTGTTCATATAGCCCCTCATCtctttaattatgcttataagctaaaatttgaattttcaaaattaaatttgaagttgatttttttaatcttagtttatttttaacctttgcttttaaaccactaagaacatgtatataaattttttacctataaattattttttagttgttaATAAGCGGTTTCTCTTATGCTTGTTAAAGGCAAAACGATGAGGCTGATAAAAAATAGTgtgtatatttttagattatgcTGTCAATCAGCAATAATTTGATTGTTGTGGTTCATGATACACATTACAGTTTCTATTAGACTGTCAATTAATGGACTTCTGAACAGTGGATGACAAAGTTCTGAATCTCTTGTCAAACAGATCATTGCAATTA is a window of Oryza brachyantha chromosome 8, ObraRS2, whole genome shotgun sequence DNA encoding:
- the LOC102717735 gene encoding dihydroneopterin aldolase 2-like; this encodes MAGEEEAAVAWRGDKLILRGLRFHGTHGVKPEEKKLGQKFVVDVDAWMDLAAAGESDDISDTVSYTDIYRIAKSVVEGDSHNLLESVAQSIANLTLLKHPEISAVRVKVEKPHVAVQGVLDGLGVEIFRQRKA
- the LOC102705556 gene encoding accelerated cell death 11-like; protein product: MAEVQVGGGGGGGVVLQGRRPLAEYAAELEALSESVRAAPPLRLRPLVQACHHALAFFDLLGVEAAFWKTEYTERLVELERASEAVGTAEELVDRDVAAGRVTATGTHSNNLVRVKRGIELKRALFQLMLAQLQRPPAVVSFDGLVSMAYAAVFARYHDKNVQSTVADSICAIPVKSISDFFATINETHESAAAEMHKYIEAANGVISYIDELFASRGLSSAF